The Candidatus Edwardsbacteria bacterium genomic interval GGCATCCCCACCCCGGTGCCTGATGCCCTGGCCGCGGATGACGGCGGCTTTTCCCAAAGGGATCTGAACAACGCCATGGCGGCCAATGCCGTCAACCCCGATAGCATCAAAGGACCGGTTGAATTTGTTAAAGACGGCGATATCCCCGTATCCGGCGCCTACCAGGAGCTAAGCCAAGCGCCGGAATTGATCAAATCAGTCAAGCCGGTTTACCCCTCGATCTGCATCGCTGCCCAGGCCGAAGGCCGGGTTTTCCTGAACCTGCTGCTTGACTATGACGGCCGTATCATGAAGGTGGAGATCGTAAGAAGTTCGGGCAATCCGGCCCTGGACGAGGCGGCCGTCACGGCGGCTGAACAATTCATCTTCTCACCGGCCCTGGCCTCCTCCGGCAGGGCGGTAAGGGTCTGGCTGGCCTACCCCATCACCTTCAGCCTGGGAAAATAACCGCCGCGGAAAACAAAAAGGGGGAAAGCGCAAGCTTTCCCCCTTTTTTGATACTCCCGGCCCTCAGCCTCCGTTGGGAATGTCTATCTCGATGGCGGTGGAGATCTCCGGCGGCTGGCAGGGCGAATCGCCGCCCGGCAGACATATGACTATTGTTTTTACCTCATACACCATATGAGGCATCGATGATGCCGATGGCAGTTTTTCCCCGGCCGCGTCGGCCGCCTGGCTTGTTTCTTTACCGGGAGCGCCAGCTGCGGTGTTCGTCTTTTTTGCCCGGGGAGGTATCATTGCAACCGGAGCCCTAACCTCCATAAAAGCAGTTTCCTCCAGCCGGGATTTCTTTTCTGGAGTCCGGGATCCGTCATTATCCCCCTGCTTTCGGCCGGCAACCAAACCAATTGTGATTTCTTCCTCTTTTACGGCGGCTGCCATTGTCAGGGATTTCTTTTCCGGAGACTTGGCCAAGGTCGGCTCTTCGTCTTTGGCCAGGCTGACGGCTTTATCAAGCTCTGCTTCCCGGGGGCTGGAGAATTCTCCGGAGTAAAACAGGTTGACGGAAATGACCAACAGGATGACCAGCGAAGCCGCGGCGGCGATCGGCATTCCACCCCAGTTAAAAATCCCCCGCAGGGATTTTTTCTTCCGGGCCATCTTTCGCTGGGCGATGCCGCCGGCCACCCGGGAAGCCAGGGTTTCAAAATACCCCTGGGGGACCGATGGGCATTCTGCATCACTAATGGCCCGCTCCAGCTCATTCAGTTGAGAGACCAGCCCCCGGCATTCCGGGCAATGGCCCAGATGGGCGTTCACCGCTGCCCGATCTTTCGGATCCAGCTGCCCGTCAACATAAAGCTGCAATTGCTCCAGATCTATTTCATGTCTCTCTTTATTCATATAACATCCCTCAACCTTTCCATCAGGGTCTTTCTTCCCCGGAACAGCCGGGACATCACCGTCCCCAGGGGTATCTTCAGGGCCCGGCTGATCTCTTCATAGGAAAGCTCCTTGTCGACCCTTAACAGGATGACCTCCCGCTGGTCGTTCGGCAGGCCGTCTATCTCGTCCCTGATCCTTTGGCAGGAATCTTTCTGGATGGCATTCTCCAGGGGATCGTCGGAGTCCGACAGATGGTGATCCTCCTCCAGGGCCACGTAGCGCTGTTGTTTCTTGGCCGCATCATGGCAAAGGTTTATGGTTATCCGCACCAGCCAGGTATAGAAGCGGTACTGGCTATCATACGTTTTAAGCGAAAAATAGGCCTTGATGAATGTCTCCTGGGCCGCTTCGTCGGCCGCCGCATGGCTTCTTAAGTACCTGGCGGCAGTGGAATAGATGGCCCGCTGGTACCTTTTCACCAGCTGGCTGTAATGGGCGTCCTGGCCGGACAGCACCTTTTCTATCAGCTCCTGGTCGCTGAGTGTTTCCAAATTATATACCGCTTAAAACCATGCTTTATTCCCCAACAATAAAAGGCGGAACGCTCCGCCTTTTATTGTTGGTATTTATATTTACTGTTGACCATATTTTTTATGGCGGAGAGGCAGGGATTTGAACCCTGGATACAGCTTTAAGACCGTATAACGGTTTAGCAAACCGTCGCCTTCGGCCGCTCGGCCACCTCTCCGCATTAATAATCACACTAATTATAACGTTTTTTGGCATGAAATTCAAGACAGCACTTCCGGACAACCTGCCCGCCGGAGACCTAGGGGTTTGAATGTAGGTGAAGACTGCTGATTATTTTTGCCCGTTTATGTAAAGTCCGGCTGGCCAGGCGGCTTGTCCGCCGTAATCCTATGGTTTTGGATGTAGGCGAAAGCCGGCTTAATATGTCGATCCCTTGGGCGTAGTCTGGCGGAAGCGAGAGGATTTGAACCCCTGGTGCCTTGCGGCACAACGGTTTTCAAGACCGCCGCCTTCAACCACTCGGCCACGCTTCCGATCAGGATATTGCCATTATTGAGTACTGATTTTAGCATCTATATTTATTGATGTCAACCTAAATATTCGTTATGGTATGGCAACAATTTGAAAAATTGGCATTAAAAACAGGCCGCCTTACGGGCGGCCCGTTGATCGGCTTATTCCTTTACTTTAGGACAATCATCTTTCGGCTTTGGGTATTATCGCCGGCGCTCAAGTGATAGATGTACACCCCGGCGCTGACCGGCTTATTATGGTTATCTTTCCGGTCCCAATTGAGGGTATAGCTTCCGGCTGGCTGATCACCACTTACCAGTGTTTTCACCAACTGTCCGGCTATGTTGTAGACGCTTAGCTTGACCGGTCCGGCCTGCGGCAGCTGATATTTTATGGTGGTTTTATTATTCAACGGGTTGGGGGCATTTGGGAACAGTCTGAAGGCCGTTATCCGTTCTCTGTTATCCGGCTTGCCGGCCACTCCGCTGGGCTCCCCGAATTCCGAAAGCACCTTCTGAGCCGCCAGCTTGACCTGCTCCTTATCCATAAAGTACAGCGGGAAGCCGAAGAACACTGTTTTGCCTGAGTCCCTCACCGCGCAGGCCTTGCCTTCAAAAGCGCTCCCGTCGTTCTTCATGTCGATCACATAGATGGTGTCCCCGGTTCCCGCCGGGGTCAAGGCCTCTACGTTCCGCAACACCTTGCCCCAGGTGGTCGAGGGGTATTTTAAGGTATCCACATTTATAACCGGATACCCTTTTAATCCGGTTGCCGTTTTGAATGAATCGGTGGTGCCGGAGAGCTCGGAGTGGCTTATCTTAAAATGATCGTAAGATATATCTCCGGCGGTATAATCGGCCGGATAGGTGATGCTGTTATGCACGTTGCTGGAAGGTTTCCAGCCGGCAAACCACAATTTGCCGCCTTTATCAAGATAGCTCTTCATGTCGTTCACTGCTCCCGATGCCAGCAGTGTGGCATAGTCATCGGCCAGCCATACTACCGAGGAATATGGCCCGAAGTCTGCTAATATAGGCTTTTGCGGGGATGATCCGTACTCGTGTTGTTCATATTTATAACCCGCAAGGATATAGTTATAAAAACTGTCCTGTTGGGCATCCCGGGGAAAGCTCCCGGCAGTCCAGTTGTTGGTCTCGTCAACCATCAGGATCCCCTGATCAAGGGTGATGGGGCGGCAATAGATCGAGTCGGAGAGCAAACCCTTGTTGCCGTCGGTATCTTTGGCCTGTATTTTGTAATAATACCTGCCGGCTCCGGATAACGATTTATTCAGATACACTGTATCCGCAGTGCTGGTTAAACTGTCGAACGAGCCGTTATCTATTTTACGATATATATCATATCCCGCCAGGTCGAGCTCCAGGTTTTTATTCCAACAAAGGGTGACGCCAGAATCAACCGGGGTCGCGGTCAGCCCCGATGGCGCCAGGGGTGCGGCTCTCGGAATGCCGGCCATTTCGTTTATCAATGGGCTTTCTTTGCCGTCGGCATCTAGCGCCGATAATCCCACATAGTACAGACTGTCGGCGATCAGGCCGCCGATGGTGTCCGCGGTCCCGGCGACCTGCAGGGAATCGGTATAATTGCCGGAGCTTTTTCCCCAGTAGATTTTATAACCGTTAATATTGACGGCCTTGTTCGGCTGCCACTGAACATACAGCTGGGAACCATTCCCCACGTCGTTGACCACCAGGCCGCTGACTTTTTGGGGATAGTTGGCCATAGTGGTCAACAATCCCACGCCAGCCTTGATATTGCTGGTACAATAACGCATGTTCATGTAGCTGGTGCTGTCATTGGTCTGATGATAGACCGGGCTGAAATTATATTCTTCGGAATAGGTGACCGGAAAACCCCGCAGATAGAATTCCCAGCTGTCGCTGCCGTTCAGATATACGCTATTATAGACCGGTACCAGGTTGGTATCGGACGTTCTTCCGTACCAGACGGCCATCAGTCCCAAGAGATGGGCATAAGTTTCGGATCCGGGATACAATTTGGAGACGAACAGACTGTCGTTGCCGATGCTGCCGATCATATCGTAATTTAACATGCACTGCACTTTCATCCCCTGGGAAAGTACCTGGGCTGCATAATGCTCCGCCCCATACAATCCCCATTCCTCGCAGTCCAGGGCGACAAGCTTGACCGTGGTGTTGGGTGGATTGGCTGCCAATATTCTGGCAGTTTGCAGGACAGCAGTGGTGCCCGAGCCGTTGTCATCCGCCCCCGGGGCCCAAGGATTATAGGGCCATACCGAGGTGTCGAAATGCCCGCCGACGACATAGACCGATTCCGTGTCCAATGCTCCGGGTATAGTAGCAATGACATTCCTTATCTTGTAGGTTTCGCTGTTGCTAAAGTAGGATTGAGTATAGCTGGTAAAGCTGGGATCGATAAAAGAATCAATCACCACGTCGGTTATTCCGTAGCTTAAAAATTCATCCCTTATCCACTCGGTCACCTGTTGGTGATTGGGGGCCACGGTGGAACGGGTGTTAAAGGCCTGGAGGGATTCCACATCGGCGGCGACCCCGGCAATGTCTATCAGGTGGGTCAGGGTGGCTATCGAGGAGTCCCTGGCCAGGGCTGTGCCCAGCACGTTAACATTGGCGTTGAGCCGGATAGGCTCCCCGGAGAAATCCTTGATGATAAAAGCCTCGTTTCCCCTGGCGGATGATTGCTTGATATCGGAAGCCTCCAGCAGATAACTTCCATTGTGGAAGAAAATGCTTTTTTGAGCGGGGACGGCAGCGGAGAAACCCTTTCTTTGATAGGCCCACTTCAGGTTTTTCGAATCGCCTTGGTATATCCTTTCGGCGTTGGCAACCGGCCTGCCGGACACCAGCAGCTGTTCCTCCATGGCATAAAATACCTCCCAGCCTTTATCGGCGGCATAGCGGTAGGCGTCGGTGCCGGGGGCGAGTTGGATTTTATAGACCTCCACCGGCTTGGCAAAAAGGGAAGCAGCCAGGATAAGAACCATTGCGCTTAGAGCAGCTATTTTTTTCATGGTCAGATTTCCTTAAATTTAGTTTCCATATATTATACACCGGTTTGCCTCCAAAAGCTATCCTCTGGCCATGGCCCTCAATTTTGCCACCCTCTCTTCAGTCGGGGGGTGGGTGGAGAACAGGCTCATCAGGCTTTTCCCGGAAAGCGGATTGACGATGAACAGGTGGGCCGAGGAGGGATTGGCCTGGATGGGCCGCAACTGCACCCCACTTTGCAGTTTCTCCAGGGCATCGGCCAGCCCGTAGGGGTTCCCAGCTATCCTGGCCCCTCCGGCATCGGCCTCGTACTCCCGGGTGCGGGAGGTCCACATCTGCACCAGCAGGGCGGCAATCGGAGCCAGGATGGCCATCAGGATGAATCCTATGGCCCCCCCACCGCTGTCACGGTCGTTGTCCCGCCCCCCGTAGCCGCCGAACATGGCGGCCCATCCGGCCATCCGAGCGATCATGGTGATGGCTCCGGCCAGAGTGGCCACTATGGAAGCGATCAGGATATCCCGATGCTGGATATGCGCCAGTTCATGGGCTATCACCCCCTGCAATTCCTCGCGGTTCAGAAGGCTCATTATCCCTTCGGTAACCGCCACGCTGGCATGCTGCGGATTGCGCCCGGTGGCAAAGGCATTAGGAGAGGATGATGGAATGACAAAGACCTTGGGCATGGGTATTCCGGCCCTGGTGGCCAGGCCTCTGACTATTGAGTGCAACTCCGGGGCCTCGGCCTCGGACACCTGCCTGGCCCGGTAGCTCATCAGGGCCAGCTTGTCGGAGAACCAGTAGGCGAAAAGGTTCATCCCCCCGGCAAACACCAGGGCCATCATCATCCCCTGCCGGCCGCCCATTTGCCCCCCCACCAAAACCAGGATCACCGTCATTGCGGTCATTAAAAAAATGGTCTTCAGTATGTTCACAATTTTAACTCTCCCGAACAGTATTTATTTGTTTTCTTTAAGAAGCCTGGCTACGTTCTCTTTCAGTTCATCCAGGTTGCTGGATTTTACGATATAGGCATCGGCCAGCCAGGAGGAGAAATCAGTCTTATAGGCCGGATAGGCGGTGTTGATGATGATGGGGATCTTGCGGTTGGCCTCCCGCATCCAGCGCAGCATCTCCAGCCCGCCGTCCTGGGCGGTGAGTTTAAGGTCCAGCACCACCAGGTCCACCTGGTTCCGGGAGAATCCCTTCTTGGCCTCATCCAATGTCGCGGCAAGGATCACCTGGTAGCCGGAAGCGGTAAAATCCTGCTGGTATAAAATGCGGATATTCTCCTCATCATCGACCACCAAAATAGTTTTCATGATGCGCTCCTTTTTAAAGGTTACGGGCCCCTGACAAAGCACTATGTTAACGGAAGGCTGATGGTGAAAGCGGTCCCGCCTTCCGGCCTTAACTCGGCTCCTATCACTCCCCGGTGGCTGTTGATGATCTTCTTGCTGAGGGCCAGCCCTATGCCGCTGCCGTTGTTTTTGGTGGTGAACCGGGATTCGAATATCCTGTCTATATGGTCGCTGGATATGCCGGATCCGGTGTCGGAGATCGTTATCTCGATATTTTTGGGTTCGGTTTCTCTGGTTTCGACCCGCAGCAGGCCGCCGGACGGCATGGCATGGACGGCGTTTTTGAATATGTTAAAAAAGACCTGGGGCAGCTGCAGTTTATCCAGCCAGATCAGATGTTCCGGGCAGTTATAGCTGGTTTGTATCTCTATTCCCTTGTCTTCAAATTCCGGCAGCAGCAGTTTAAGGCAATCGTCGATGATGGCATTGATATCGGCCCGGACCAGCTCCGGGTCTTTGAACCGGGCCATCTCCAGGGTGTCGGACAGGACCGCCTCCAGGCGTTCGATCTCGGAGCCTATTATCCTCAATTGCTTTTCAAAGGGCCGGTTGTCCGGCTGCTGCTTGGCCATGGAGTTGATGAAGCCGCCGATGGATACCAAAGGGGTCCTCATTTCATGGGCCAGGGTGGTGGCGATCTCTCCGATGGAGGCCATTTTCTCGGCTTTTATCAGCCGGTCCTGGCTCTGGCGCAGTTCCTTCATCTTCATCTGCAGCTGCTGATAGAGCTTGGCATTGCGGATGGCGCTGGCAACCTGGCCGGCAAATATCTCCAGCAGGGTCAGGTCGCCTTGTTCTATGGGCGCCCGGGTGATCGAGTTGTCCGCCATCAAAACCCCCAGCGGTTCGTTCTCGGCAATCAGGGGAACTATCACGAAATTGCTGACCTTGAGAACGGCGGCAAAGCCCCTGGCTCCCGGGGTGGTCTGGGCGTCGCTTACCAAAAATGGTTTTCTTTGGCTGATGGCCCTGACGGCCACGTTGTCGTAATCTTCAACCGGAACTTTTATCTCCCTGACCAGCCGGTTGACATACTCGTTGCCGTCTATTTCCTGATGGGGGCGCATAGCCAGTTCCTTGAAGCTGGCGGGGCTTTTTTTAAGTTCGTCCCAGATCTTGGTGGCTTCCTCCGGACCGGTGGGGCCGACCGCCATCTCTCCCACCAGGTTCCTCCGACTATCGTCCAGCAGCAGCAAAAAGGCCCGGTTCAGCCTTAATATTTCCGCC includes:
- a CDS encoding energy transducer TonB, whose product is MQARNDSGKFIPGGDIIRIPVGLIPPPPRIDGRPDDPDLSGTKTVDAPMPGIPTPVPDALAADDGGFSQRDLNNAMAANAVNPDSIKGPVEFVKDGDIPVSGAYQELSQAPELIKSVKPVYPSICIAAQAEGRVFLNLLLDYDGRIMKVEIVRSSGNPALDEAAVTAAEQFIFSPALASSGRAVRVWLAYPITFSLGK
- a CDS encoding zf-HC2 domain-containing protein, coding for MNKERHEIDLEQLQLYVDGQLDPKDRAAVNAHLGHCPECRGLVSQLNELERAISDAECPSVPQGYFETLASRVAGGIAQRKMARKKKSLRGIFNWGGMPIAAAASLVILLVISVNLFYSGEFSSPREAELDKAVSLAKDEEPTLAKSPEKKSLTMAAAVKEEEITIGLVAGRKQGDNDGSRTPEKKSRLEETAFMEVRAPVAMIPPRAKKTNTAAGAPGKETSQAADAAGEKLPSASSMPHMVYEVKTIVICLPGGDSPCQPPEISTAIEIDIPNGG
- a CDS encoding sigma-70 family RNA polymerase sigma factor, whose product is METLSDQELIEKVLSGQDAHYSQLVKRYQRAIYSTAARYLRSHAAADEAAQETFIKAYFSLKTYDSQYRFYTWLVRITINLCHDAAKKQQRYVALEEDHHLSDSDDPLENAIQKDSCQRIRDEIDGLPNDQREVILLRVDKELSYEEISRALKIPLGTVMSRLFRGRKTLMERLRDVI
- a CDS encoding M28 family peptidase, translated to MKKIAALSAMVLILAASLFAKPVEVYKIQLAPGTDAYRYAADKGWEVFYAMEEQLLVSGRPVANAERIYQGDSKNLKWAYQRKGFSAAVPAQKSIFFHNGSYLLEASDIKQSSARGNEAFIIKDFSGEPIRLNANVNVLGTALARDSSIATLTHLIDIAGVAADVESLQAFNTRSTVAPNHQQVTEWIRDEFLSYGITDVVIDSFIDPSFTSYTQSYFSNSETYKIRNVIATIPGALDTESVYVVGGHFDTSVWPYNPWAPGADDNGSGTTAVLQTARILAANPPNTTVKLVALDCEEWGLYGAEHYAAQVLSQGMKVQCMLNYDMIGSIGNDSLFVSKLYPGSETYAHLLGLMAVWYGRTSDTNLVPVYNSVYLNGSDSWEFYLRGFPVTYSEEYNFSPVYHQTNDSTSYMNMRYCTSNIKAGVGLLTTMANYPQKVSGLVVNDVGNGSQLYVQWQPNKAVNINGYKIYWGKSSGNYTDSLQVAGTADTIGGLIADSLYYVGLSALDADGKESPLINEMAGIPRAAPLAPSGLTATPVDSGVTLCWNKNLELDLAGYDIYRKIDNGSFDSLTSTADTVYLNKSLSGAGRYYYKIQAKDTDGNKGLLSDSIYCRPITLDQGILMVDETNNWTAGSFPRDAQQDSFYNYILAGYKYEQHEYGSSPQKPILADFGPYSSVVWLADDYATLLASGAVNDMKSYLDKGGKLWFAGWKPSSNVHNSITYPADYTAGDISYDHFKISHSELSGTTDSFKTATGLKGYPVINVDTLKYPSTTWGKVLRNVEALTPAGTGDTIYVIDMKNDGSAFEGKACAVRDSGKTVFFGFPLYFMDKEQVKLAAQKVLSEFGEPSGVAGKPDNRERITAFRLFPNAPNPLNNKTTIKYQLPQAGPVKLSVYNIAGQLVKTLVSGDQPAGSYTLNWDRKDNHNKPVSAGVYIYHLSAGDNTQSRKMIVLK
- the htpX gene encoding zinc metalloprotease HtpX; translation: MNILKTIFLMTAMTVILVLVGGQMGGRQGMMMALVFAGGMNLFAYWFSDKLALMSYRARQVSEAEAPELHSIVRGLATRAGIPMPKVFVIPSSSPNAFATGRNPQHASVAVTEGIMSLLNREELQGVIAHELAHIQHRDILIASIVATLAGAITMIARMAGWAAMFGGYGGRDNDRDSGGGAIGFILMAILAPIAALLVQMWTSRTREYEADAGGARIAGNPYGLADALEKLQSGVQLRPIQANPSSAHLFIVNPLSGKSLMSLFSTHPPTEERVAKLRAMARG
- a CDS encoding response regulator — encoded protein: MKTILVVDDEENIRILYQQDFTASGYQVILAATLDEAKKGFSRNQVDLVVLDLKLTAQDGGLEMLRWMREANRKIPIIINTAYPAYKTDFSSWLADAYIVKSSNLDELKENVARLLKENK
- a CDS encoding ATP-binding protein, which gives rise to MSTKCWEDRNCLQKECPVRRRGGKHCWLSEPRPGFDGQYLPFRERLYRHCRSCSHFHGIIERGAGRRADDHLMSDTIFKLMEEMGSFHEEVARSNRALTENIQNLAMLNEVTKALQSTLDLKQTLHIILTGVTAAEILRLNRAFLLLLDDSRRNLVGEMAVGPTGPEEATKIWDELKKSPASFKELAMRPHQEIDGNEYVNRLVREIKVPVEDYDNVAVRAISQRKPFLVSDAQTTPGARGFAAVLKVSNFVIVPLIAENEPLGVLMADNSITRAPIEQGDLTLLEIFAGQVASAIRNAKLYQQLQMKMKELRQSQDRLIKAEKMASIGEIATTLAHEMRTPLVSIGGFINSMAKQQPDNRPFEKQLRIIGSEIERLEAVLSDTLEMARFKDPELVRADINAIIDDCLKLLLPEFEDKGIEIQTSYNCPEHLIWLDKLQLPQVFFNIFKNAVHAMPSGGLLRVETRETEPKNIEITISDTGSGISSDHIDRIFESRFTTKNNGSGIGLALSKKIINSHRGVIGAELRPEGGTAFTISLPLT